The following are encoded together in the Streptomyces flavofungini genome:
- the nrdR gene encoding transcriptional regulator NrdR, with translation MHCPFCRHPDSRVVDSRTTDDGTSIRRRRQCPDCSRRFTTVETCSLMVVKRSGVTEPFSRTKVINGVRKACQGRPVTEDALAQLGQRVEEAVRATGSAELTTHDVGLAILGPLQELDLVAYLRFASVYRAFDSLEDFEAAVEELRERRDAAPDGSGAESDATGRGPGGAAEVPQPATAGD, from the coding sequence ATGCACTGCCCCTTCTGTAGGCACCCCGACAGCCGCGTGGTCGACAGCCGCACCACTGATGACGGCACGTCGATCCGCAGGCGCCGTCAGTGCCCGGACTGCTCGCGTCGTTTCACGACCGTGGAGACCTGCTCCCTGATGGTCGTCAAGCGCAGCGGCGTCACCGAGCCCTTCAGCCGCACCAAGGTCATCAACGGCGTCCGCAAGGCATGCCAGGGGCGGCCCGTGACCGAGGACGCGCTGGCGCAGCTCGGCCAGCGCGTCGAAGAGGCGGTCCGGGCCACCGGAAGTGCCGAACTGACCACCCACGACGTGGGACTGGCCATACTCGGCCCGCTGCAGGAACTCGACCTCGTCGCCTATTTGCGCTTCGCGTCCGTGTACCGGGCGTTCGACTCGCTCGAGGACTTCGAGGCCGCGGTCGAAGAGCTGAGGGAGCGGCGCGACGCCGCGCCGGACGGCTCCGGAGCGGAATCTGACGCGACCGGCCGCGGGCCCGGTGGGGCTGCCGAAGTCCCGCAGCCTGCCACCGCCGGCGACTGA
- the lexA gene encoding transcriptional repressor LexA, whose amino-acid sequence MTTTANSATITAQDRSQSRFEPVHAMNDTATNQEGPKPTRSLPGRPPGIRADSSGLTDRQRRVIEVIRDSVQRRGYPPSMREIGQAVGLSSTSSVAHQLMALERKGFLRRDPHRPRAYEVRGSDQPSTQATDTTGKPAASYVPLVGRIAAGGPILAEESVEDVFPLPRQLVGDGELFVLKVVGDSMIEAAICDGDWVTVRRQPVAENGDIVAAMLDGEATVKRFKREDGHVWLLPHNSAYQPIPGDEATILGKVVAVLRRV is encoded by the coding sequence GTGACCACCACCGCAAACAGCGCCACCATCACTGCCCAGGACCGCTCCCAGAGCCGATTCGAGCCGGTGCATGCCATGAATGACACAGCCACGAACCAGGAGGGGCCCAAGCCCACGCGCTCCCTGCCGGGCCGACCTCCAGGAATCCGCGCCGACAGCTCGGGACTCACCGATCGCCAGCGCCGGGTGATCGAAGTCATCAGGGACTCGGTGCAGCGGCGTGGCTACCCGCCGTCGATGCGGGAGATCGGTCAGGCGGTCGGCCTCTCCAGCACCTCGTCGGTGGCCCACCAGCTGATGGCTCTCGAGCGCAAGGGCTTCCTGCGCCGCGACCCGCACCGCCCGCGGGCCTACGAGGTCCGGGGTTCGGACCAGCCCAGCACCCAGGCCACGGACACCACGGGCAAGCCGGCCGCTTCGTACGTCCCCCTGGTCGGCCGCATCGCGGCGGGCGGCCCGATCCTCGCCGAGGAATCCGTCGAGGACGTGTTCCCCCTCCCCCGCCAGCTCGTCGGCGACGGTGAGCTGTTCGTCCTGAAGGTCGTCGGCGACTCCATGATCGAGGCCGCCATCTGCGACGGGGACTGGGTCACGGTCCGCCGGCAGCCCGTCGCCGAGAACGGCGACATCGTCGCCGCCATGCTCGACGGCGAAGCGACCGTCAAGCGCTTCAAGCGCGAGGACGGACACGTCTGGCTCCTGCCGCACAACTCCGCGTACCAGCCGATCCCCGGCGACGAGGCGACGATCCTCGGCAAGGTCGTCGCGGTCCTGCGTCGCGTGTGA
- a CDS encoding ATP-dependent DNA helicase: MTKPSLPELLHAAVAAVGGTERPGQVTMAETVAEAIDDGSHLLVQAGTGTGKSLGYLVPALAHGERVVVATATLALQRQLVERDLPRTVDALHPLLRRRPDFAMLKGRSNYLCLHRLHEGVPQDEEEGLFDQFEAATPTSKLGRDLLRMRDWADETETGDRDDLTPGVSDRAWAQVSVSSRECLGASKCAYGQECFAEMARERAKLADVVVTNHALLAIDAIEGAPVLPQHEVLIVDEAHELVSRVTGVATGELTPGQVNRAVRRAAKLVNEKAADQLQTAAEGFERLMELALPGRLEEVPEDLGYALMALRDAARTVISALGSTRDKSVQDEDVVRKQALASVETIHDVAERITNGSEYDVVWYERHDRFGASLRVAPMSVSGLLREKLFTDRSVVLTSATLKLGGDFNGVGASLGLSPEGTHTEDAPVWKGVDVGSPFDYRKQGILYVAQHLARPGREGTRGDMLDELTELIEAAGGRTLGLFSSMRAAQAAAEELRGRLDMPILLQGEETLGELIKGFAADARTCLFGTLSLWQGVDVPGANCQLVIMDKIPFPRPDDPLMSARQKAVDEAGGNGFMAVAATHAALLMAQGAGRLVRASGDRGVVAVLDPRLATARYGSYLRASLPEFWYTTDRNQVRRSLAAIDAAAVAAEASAGAGGPEAGEGSEG; the protein is encoded by the coding sequence ATGACGAAGCCCTCCCTCCCCGAGCTCCTGCACGCCGCCGTCGCCGCCGTCGGTGGTACGGAGCGCCCCGGCCAGGTGACCATGGCCGAGACCGTCGCCGAGGCGATCGACGACGGTTCCCACCTGCTGGTCCAGGCCGGCACCGGCACCGGAAAGTCCCTCGGCTATCTGGTGCCCGCGTTGGCGCACGGGGAGCGGGTCGTCGTCGCGACGGCCACCCTGGCCCTCCAGCGCCAGCTGGTCGAGCGCGACCTGCCGCGGACGGTGGACGCCCTGCATCCGCTGCTGCGCCGCCGCCCCGACTTCGCGATGCTCAAGGGCCGGTCGAACTACCTCTGTCTGCACCGACTGCACGAGGGCGTGCCGCAGGACGAGGAAGAGGGACTGTTCGACCAGTTCGAGGCGGCGACGCCCACCAGCAAGCTCGGCCGTGATCTGCTGCGCATGAGGGACTGGGCGGACGAGACGGAGACGGGCGACCGCGACGACCTCACTCCGGGCGTCTCCGACCGTGCCTGGGCGCAGGTGTCCGTCTCGTCCAGAGAGTGTCTGGGCGCCTCGAAGTGCGCGTACGGCCAGGAGTGCTTCGCCGAGATGGCCCGTGAGCGCGCGAAGCTCGCCGATGTCGTGGTCACCAATCACGCGCTGCTCGCGATCGACGCCATCGAGGGCGCCCCCGTCCTGCCCCAGCACGAGGTGCTGATCGTGGACGAGGCCCATGAGCTGGTGTCCCGTGTCACCGGTGTCGCCACCGGCGAGCTCACCCCGGGGCAGGTCAACCGCGCGGTGCGGCGCGCGGCGAAGCTGGTGAACGAGAAGGCGGCAGATCAGCTCCAGACGGCCGCTGAGGGCTTCGAGCGACTCATGGAGCTGGCACTGCCGGGGCGCCTGGAAGAGGTCCCCGAAGACCTCGGTTATGCCCTGATGGCGCTGCGTGACGCCGCTCGGACGGTCATCTCCGCGCTCGGCTCCACCCGCGACAAGTCCGTTCAGGACGAGGACGTGGTCCGCAAGCAGGCCCTGGCATCCGTGGAGACGATCCACGACGTGGCGGAGCGCATCACGAACGGCTCCGAGTACGACGTCGTCTGGTACGAACGCCACGACCGCTTCGGTGCCTCTCTGCGGGTGGCTCCGATGTCCGTCTCGGGCCTGCTCCGCGAGAAGCTGTTCACCGACCGCTCGGTGGTCCTTACGTCCGCCACGCTCAAGCTCGGCGGTGACTTCAACGGCGTCGGGGCGTCGCTCGGGCTGTCTCCCGAGGGCACCCACACCGAGGACGCGCCCGTCTGGAAGGGCGTCGACGTCGGCTCTCCCTTCGACTACCGCAAGCAGGGCATCCTGTACGTCGCACAGCACCTGGCACGTCCGGGGCGCGAGGGTACGCGCGGGGACATGCTGGACGAGCTCACCGAGCTGATCGAGGCTGCAGGCGGGCGGACGCTCGGACTGTTCTCGTCGATGCGGGCGGCCCAGGCGGCGGCCGAGGAGCTGCGAGGCAGGCTCGACATGCCGATCCTGTTGCAAGGCGAGGAGACGCTGGGCGAGCTGATCAAGGGATTCGCGGCCGACGCGCGGACGTGTCTGTTCGGCACGCTCTCGCTCTGGCAGGGCGTCGACGTACCGGGCGCGAACTGCCAGCTGGTGATCATGGACAAGATCCCGTTCCCGCGTCCCGACGACCCGCTGATGAGTGCCCGGCAGAAGGCTGTGGACGAGGCGGGCGGCAATGGCTTCATGGCGGTCGCGGCGACCCATGCCGCGCTGCTGATGGCCCAGGGCGCCGGTCGTCTCGTCCGGGCGTCGGGGGACCGCGGTGTGGTGGCGGTCCTGGACCCACGCTTGGCCACCGCGCGCTACGGGAGCTATCTGCGGGCCTCGCTGCCGGAGTTCTGGTACACGACGGACCGGAACCAGGTGCGCCGCTCTCTGGCGGCGATCGACGCGGCAGCGGTGGCCGCCGAGGCGTCGGCGGGAGCAGGGGGGCCGGAGGCGGGCGAGGGCTCGGAGGGGTAG
- a CDS encoding IucA/IucC family protein yields MPNLSDPATPNDPDALYDPPELTAERWEEAGRRLLAKIVGEFAYEEILSPVPAVAVSADRRGGEAGGRGREEGSRGTAGGGEAGVTEGERHAADTYTLLLDEPATPGERRPRLTFRAHRGAYGSWRVAPASLTLTDATGSPAPCADPLRFLTVARRTLDLDGATLGHLIRELTATLSADTRLDHGALSAAQLADLGYAELEGHQTGHPWLVLNKGRIGFSATDTARWAPEARTDTAIPWIAVHHSIATYRGVPGLDTADDLYARELDAETRESYAAILGARGLDPREYLYLPVHPWQWDDVVLPLFAPSVAAGTIVPLPSDGDLRLPQQSIRTFLNTTRPDRHTIKLPLSVLNTLVWRGLPTERTVAASAVTSWVHALRDGDPFLRDECRVILLGEVASVAVEHPVYDSLPEVPYQYKELLGAIWREPLTRYLAPGERARTLAALLHTDPQGRAFVTELVARSGLTPTAWLTHLFAALLPPLLQFLYRYGTVFSPHGENTIVVFDDNDVPVRLAVKDFVDDVNVSAEPVPEHASMPDDVRDILLTEPPAFLTQFIHAGLFVGVFRYLAPLCEDQLGVPEADFWSLVRAEILRHQARAPELKERYETFDLLTPRIARLSLNRNRLHLDGYRDRSERPHAAVHGTVANPLHQP; encoded by the coding sequence GTGCCGAATCTTTCCGATCCCGCGACACCCAACGACCCCGACGCCCTTTACGACCCGCCTGAGCTCACCGCGGAACGCTGGGAGGAGGCCGGGCGCCGACTCCTCGCCAAGATCGTCGGCGAGTTCGCGTACGAAGAGATCCTCAGTCCGGTACCAGCTGTGGCGGTGAGCGCCGACCGCCGAGGAGGCGAGGCCGGGGGCAGGGGACGCGAGGAAGGCAGTCGGGGGACTGCCGGAGGAGGTGAGGCAGGTGTCACGGAAGGCGAGCGGCACGCCGCGGACACGTACACCTTGCTTCTCGACGAACCCGCCACGCCCGGCGAGCGCCGCCCCCGCCTCACCTTCCGCGCCCACCGCGGCGCCTACGGCAGCTGGCGGGTGGCCCCGGCGAGCCTGACGCTCACCGACGCCACCGGCAGCCCGGCTCCCTGCGCCGACCCCCTGCGCTTCCTGACCGTCGCCCGCCGCACCCTGGACCTCGACGGCGCCACCCTCGGCCACCTCATCCGCGAACTGACCGCGACGCTGAGCGCCGACACTCGCCTCGACCACGGAGCGCTCAGCGCCGCACAGCTCGCCGACCTCGGCTACGCGGAGCTCGAAGGGCACCAGACGGGCCACCCCTGGCTCGTCCTCAACAAGGGCCGCATCGGCTTCTCCGCGACGGACACCGCACGCTGGGCACCCGAAGCCCGCACCGACACGGCCATCCCCTGGATCGCCGTGCACCACAGCATCGCCACCTACCGGGGCGTGCCGGGCCTGGACACCGCGGACGACCTCTACGCGCGCGAGCTCGACGCGGAGACACGCGAGTCCTACGCGGCCATACTCGGCGCACGCGGCCTCGACCCGCGGGAGTACCTCTACCTGCCCGTTCACCCCTGGCAGTGGGACGACGTCGTGCTGCCCCTGTTCGCCCCGTCCGTCGCCGCCGGCACCATCGTCCCGCTCCCCAGCGACGGCGATCTGCGCCTGCCCCAGCAGTCGATCCGGACGTTCCTGAACACCACACGTCCCGACCGGCACACCATCAAGCTCCCGCTGTCGGTTCTCAACACCCTCGTGTGGCGCGGTCTGCCCACCGAGCGGACGGTCGCCGCCTCGGCCGTCACCTCCTGGGTGCATGCCCTGCGCGACGGCGATCCGTTCCTTCGGGACGAGTGCCGGGTGATCCTCCTCGGCGAGGTCGCCTCCGTTGCCGTCGAGCACCCCGTCTACGACTCGCTCCCGGAAGTGCCCTACCAGTACAAAGAACTGCTGGGAGCGATCTGGCGCGAGCCCCTCACGCGCTACCTCGCGCCCGGGGAGCGCGCCCGCACCCTCGCCGCGCTTCTGCACACCGATCCCCAGGGCCGCGCTTTCGTCACGGAGCTCGTCGCCCGCTCCGGGCTGACGCCCACCGCGTGGCTGACGCATCTGTTCGCTGCCCTGCTGCCGCCCCTGCTGCAGTTCCTCTACCGCTACGGAACGGTGTTCTCCCCTCACGGGGAGAACACCATCGTCGTCTTCGACGACAACGACGTCCCCGTGCGCCTTGCGGTCAAGGACTTCGTGGACGACGTCAACGTCAGTGCGGAGCCTGTTCCGGAGCACGCCTCCATGCCCGACGACGTCCGAGACATCCTGCTCACCGAGCCGCCGGCGTTCCTGACCCAGTTCATCCACGCCGGGCTCTTCGTAGGCGTCTTCCGCTACCTCGCACCGCTGTGCGAGGACCAACTCGGCGTCCCGGAAGCCGACTTCTGGTCCCTCGTGCGGGCCGAGATCCTTCGGCACCAGGCCCGCGCCCCCGAGCTGAAGGAGCGGTACGAGACATTCGACCTGCTCACACCCCGTATCGCGCGCCTGAGCCTGAACCGGAACCGGCTCCACCTCGACGGCTACCGCGACCGCTCCGAGCGCCCGCACGCAGCCGTCCACGGGACCGTGGCCAACCCCCTCCATCAGCCTTGA
- a CDS encoding GNAT family N-acetyltransferase yields the protein MPPTDASTDAGTDPATAGTPDCEDTLDLRLPDDLVVLIADCGGHTAPLTSDAAAGSDDVSATEPGPPRSDLLDHVATWSPATTDAGVFQLVPVRIERDLALISRWMNDPAVAAFWELAGPASVTENHLRPQLDGDGRSVPCLGVLDGAPMSYWEIYRADLDPLARHYPARPHDTGIHLLVGGVADRGRGLGTTLLRAVADLVLDHRPSCARVVAEPDLRNTPSVSAFLSAGFRFAAEVDLPDKRAALMVRDRALRAVL from the coding sequence GTGCCTCCCACCGACGCGAGCACCGACGCCGGAACAGATCCCGCCACCGCGGGCACCCCGGACTGCGAAGACACCCTGGACCTGCGGCTGCCCGACGATCTCGTCGTGCTGATCGCCGACTGCGGTGGGCACACGGCGCCCCTCACCTCCGACGCGGCAGCGGGCTCGGACGACGTGTCGGCCACCGAGCCCGGCCCGCCCCGCAGCGACCTGCTCGACCACGTGGCCACATGGAGCCCGGCCACCACCGACGCGGGCGTCTTCCAACTCGTCCCCGTACGCATCGAACGCGACCTGGCGCTGATCAGCAGGTGGATGAACGACCCCGCCGTGGCGGCCTTCTGGGAACTGGCCGGACCGGCATCCGTCACGGAGAACCACCTGCGCCCCCAGCTCGACGGCGACGGACGCAGCGTGCCCTGCCTCGGCGTCCTCGACGGCGCCCCCATGAGTTACTGGGAGATCTACCGCGCCGACCTCGACCCACTGGCCCGCCACTACCCCGCACGCCCTCACGACACCGGAATCCACCTCCTCGTCGGCGGCGTCGCCGATCGTGGCCGGGGCCTCGGTACCACCTTGCTGCGGGCCGTCGCCGATCTCGTACTCGATCACCGGCCCTCCTGCGCACGTGTCGTAGCCGAACCGGACCTGCGCAACACCCCCTCCGTCTCCGCCTTTCTCAGCGCCGGCTTCCGCTTCGCCGCCGAGGTGGACCTCCCTGACAAACGAGCGGCGCTCATGGTCCGCGACCGGGCTCTGCGCGCCGTGCTGTGA